The nucleotide sequence CTGTAGTCTGCATCAACCTTCCATTTTACACCATTATAGGCTTCATCGGGATAGTGGTCTAAGATAATAGATCCAGCAATCTTACCTTCGTGTCTTACAACGAAAAGGTTATTATCTTGTATGCCAATAACCGCATTTTCACGAATAGGATAGATGCCTTTTATCCATCCGGGATAATTAGTAGTAGCCGATAGATAGTCATTCAGATCATCATACAGCATTTCCAATTCGTCAATATCGGCAGGAGTGCTGGATTCTATTACAAACTTCATAATTACAACTGTTTGGGATGCAAAGATATTATTCGGGATAATCTATTTATCTTTCATTTCAAACTCTTTTTAGAACGGACAACGGTCAACAAGTCCTTAAGTTGGTTTTCGTTGTTCACCTCGATAACCATCGGAAGCAGCCGTCCGGTAGGTTCTTCACAGGCAAACTTATTTTTGACCGTTTCCGAAATATCCAATGCCGCAATTGCTTCGAGGTGCTTTTCTGTGAAAAAGAAACTCACCTTGAAAAAGCCTTCCCACACCGAAAGCCACAAAACGGTTTTCTTTTTGTGTTGCACCTTACCAAGCCACGCTTTACCATCATTATAGTATCTCCATTCAAAGCTCAGTACGTACTCTTCATTTGTAATCGTTCCGAGAAAAGAATCCAACACATTATAAACGTCTCCAAGCGCATCTTTCAAAACCTTGTCAGACGGGAAAGTGTCCGCATTCCGCAATAACATTTGTGCTTCCATAGTCGCCTTGCTAATACCTTTATTTAATTTTCATGTTTTCAATTAAAGGGGTCGAATCAATAAGCTCTAACTCTTGCACCATATCGAGTGTACCTTGTTTGTATTTAAGAAAATGAGGTGTTTTGATATGACTTTGATATGCCTCTTCGTTTGCATATATTTCAAGAATTGTA is from uncultured Macellibacteroides sp. and encodes:
- a CDS encoding DUF3788 family protein — protein: MEAQMLLRNADTFPSDKVLKDALGDVYNVLDSFLGTITNEEYVLSFEWRYYNDGKAWLGKVQHKKKTVLWLSVWEGFFKVSFFFTEKHLEAIAALDISETVKNKFACEEPTGRLLPMVIEVNNENQLKDLLTVVRSKKSLK
- a CDS encoding GNAT family N-acetyltransferase, translated to MKFVIESSTPADIDELEMLYDDLNDYLSATTNYPGWIKGIYPIRENAVIGIQDNNLFVVRHEGKIAGSIILDHYPDEAYNGVKWKVDADYSCIFVIRTFVVHPSFLKMGIGRALMDYSFELARQTGMKSIRLDVYEKNLPAISLYEKCGFEYIDTVDLGYGNYGLDWFKLYEKIV